The genomic DNA GGGGCCTGCTCGGACCGCGCGAAGTCCCCAGGATGTGGGAACGCCATGTGCTGAACTGCGCGGTAGTTCACGAGCTCCTCCCCCAGGGCGCGCTGGTCGCTGATGTGGGTTCGGGGGCCGGTCTGCCCGGTATAGCTCTTGCCATTGCGCGTCCAGATGTGCAGTTCGTGCTCATCGAACCGCTCGAGCGCCGAGTCGACTGGCTCAACATGGTCATCGACGATCTGGAACTTGAAAATGTCGATGTCATCCGGGCGCGATCAGAACAGGTCGTTGATTCGGTAGACGTGGATATTGTCACCGCACGTGCAGTCTCTGCTATGAAATCGCTCATTCCGATGACGGTTCCGCTCCTTCATGGCAAAGGTGAGCTGCTTGCGATTAAAGGTCGCAGCGCACCGGCGGAGCTAGAAAAAGCGGACAAGGTTTTGCGAAAGTTCAAGACGAAGGGCTCCGAAGTACTCAGCATCGGTGATGAACTCTTGGAAGTACCCACAACCGTTGCAAGACTTACATACGGTTCCTGACCGGGACAGCAAAGTATTTCAAATTTAAAGTAATGGAGGCAGGCTTGGCCGATCGAGATAGCGTTTCTCAGGAAACATCGCAGGGTGCAGGTAGCATCGCTGCGACGCCGCTGGCTCGGCAGTTAGAGTCCGAAAAGCGTCGTCGTGAGAAACTGAAGGCCAAGCGCATGCCCAAACCCGAGCACACCCGAATCATTACGATCTCAAACCAGAAGGGTGGCGTCGGGAAAACCACGACGACCGTGAACCTTTCGACCGCTATGGCGAGAGCTGGCATGAATGTGCTGGTCATCGATATGGATCCGCAGGGTAACGCCTCGACTGCGCTGAACATCCCCCACCCACCGGGAACACCATCGATTTACAACGTACTCATTGAAGATGAAGCCCTCAAAGACGTGGTGTACGACAACCCGGAGACAGATGGTCTGATCGTTGCCCCTTCGACGATCGATCTTGCTGGAGCAGAGATCGAGCTGGTCTCTCTTGTTGCGCGTGAGCAGCGTCTGACGCGCGCCATTCAAAACTACTCGAAGTACCGTGAGCAGCAAGGTCTGCCGCGCCTCGACTACATCTTTGTTGATTGTCCCCCAAGCCTCGGCCTCTTAACTGTTAACGCCTTCGTAGCGGCCGGTGAGGTACTCATTCCTATCCAGACTGAGTACTATGCCCTTGAAGGCTTGTCGCAGCTGGTAAAAAACATCGAGATGATTCAGCAGCATTTGAATCCGTCGCTGCATATTTCGACCATCCTTCTGACGATGTTTGACTCCCGAACAAATCTCGCGGTTCAAGTCGCCGATGAAGTACGCGAATACTTCCCCAAAGAAGTACTCGACGCCGTGATTCCTCGGAACGTGCGAATCTCCGAAGCTCCTTCGTACCAGCAAAGTGTGCTCACCTACGATCCAAGCTCGACCGGTGCTCTAAGTTATCGTGAAGCAGCTATGGAAATTGCAGAGCGTGGCCCAACCTCTGCCTAACTCCAGCCCAGAATGCCGGTATCGTTTCACGTGAAACATTGATATTTCACGGCGATAGAGAGCTGTCATAGCGTTCACTATAAGATTTCGTGCCTAGGGACTCCCACGTGTCCCACGCGCGACTACTGCCATTTCATGTCATCGGCAGGTACCTATCGCATTGGCCCTCAAGCGGGCATTGAGTAAGACGCTCATATTGAAAAGACTTAGGCATGTAGACCCGTGGAACTCGGGGTTGAGAAATAATAGCGGTTACCGCAACTACTCCTTAGTGCCGGTTCACGCCTGGCACGACGGCAGTGCTTTGACAATTCGGAGATACAGTCCTAGGTCTCAAGAAAACCAGACTAGTTGCATTACAGAGGAGCCACCCCGACCGAAAAGCTCTCGCTGCATCATGGTATAGAGGTGTCTGCCACGTCTTGTGACGGTTTCGAGCGAACTTCGACTCACAGTCTCTTCAGCGTGCTGGAGTCTATTTTGCTGTATGAGGCACTAATCGCAGAACCGTGGAGTTCCCTATCCCATATAGGTCTACATGTCTTCCCGGCCGGGAGTTGCATGTCTGCCGGCTCGAGTTGTCGGTTGTGCTCACTCGAGTCTTCGTAGTGTGATCGATTTCAATGACCGATGCATATCGGCTCAACAGCAGGGTTCGTGCATTTTCTTACGCTTAAGCCTTGCGCGGGCGTAGCTGATCGCCCTCCCCTGCGACTTCACAAACACTTTGAATTTATTGGGCTCTTCCGTGAGACGTTAAAGCCTGACGTCGTTTCGACCAGCGTGCCGGTAGCGCTGAGGTGTAGTGGATCTGAGCACTCCCTTGCCCAGGTCTCGCGGAATAGCCGACCCTCTCCTGGTTGTTATGTTTGTGCTAAGAATACGCCGGCTCCCTGGTGATGGTCTTCTGGAGCCGAGCCGTGCAAGGATTTCCAGCGAGTATGATGCAAACAGTAGATGGTCTCCGAATGCTTTCAGGTAAACTAGATGCTTGCATTTGTCACGGGCTTTGTCTGGAACGTCGCCTGTCAGTGCGTCGGGCTTTAAGCCAGGGTTGTGGGACGCTCGGATATAAAGTTAAGTAGCCGATTGTTAGGGAGCGTGCTATCGCTAACGCTCCTCACCCTTGCGTTAGCGATATAAAGCCTTCTGAATCCGAGGAGTGCTCTGCCACCGTAGGGGTGTTTGGGATTCAGAAAGACCGAAGTTCCGCTCGGACTGTTTCACGTGAAACCTTCCCGCTCCTTAG from Enteractinococcus fodinae includes the following:
- the rsmG gene encoding 16S rRNA (guanine(527)-N(7))-methyltransferase RsmG; this encodes MSDNQPAPVTDPSEALLERQEAWVVDAAEVLYGEQLEVAERFVEHLVTTGIEWGLLGPREVPRMWERHVLNCAVVHELLPQGALVADVGSGAGLPGIALAIARPDVQFVLIEPLERRVDWLNMVIDDLELENVDVIRARSEQVVDSVDVDIVTARAVSAMKSLIPMTVPLLHGKGELLAIKGRSAPAELEKADKVLRKFKTKGSEVLSIGDELLEVPTTVARLTYGS
- a CDS encoding ParA family protein translates to MEAGLADRDSVSQETSQGAGSIAATPLARQLESEKRRREKLKAKRMPKPEHTRIITISNQKGGVGKTTTTVNLSTAMARAGMNVLVIDMDPQGNASTALNIPHPPGTPSIYNVLIEDEALKDVVYDNPETDGLIVAPSTIDLAGAEIELVSLVAREQRLTRAIQNYSKYREQQGLPRLDYIFVDCPPSLGLLTVNAFVAAGEVLIPIQTEYYALEGLSQLVKNIEMIQQHLNPSLHISTILLTMFDSRTNLAVQVADEVREYFPKEVLDAVIPRNVRISEAPSYQQSVLTYDPSSTGALSYREAAMEIAERGPTSA